CTGGGCGTTGTCGGTGACCGGACCGTACGAATCGACGGCGATCGTGACCGGGCCCATGCCGAGGAACCCGAAGGCGACGAGGCCGAAGGCGAAGACCGCCGGCGCGATCATGCCGACCTGGTCGAGCCCCTGCATGCTGACCCAGTACGCGATCCCCATGAGGCCCATGATCGTCATGCCGAGCCAGTAGGCGCTGAAGTTCCCGGCGACGAGGCCGGAGAGGATGTTGAGCGACGCGCCGCCCTCGCGGGAGGAGGTCACGACCTCGCGGACGTGGCCGGAGTTGGTCGAGGTGAAGATCTTGACGAGCTCGGGGATGATCGCGCCCGCGAGCGTGCCGCAGGTGATGACCGTCGAGAGCTTCCACCAGAGCGAGCCGTCCCCGAGGTCGGGGATCAGCAGGTACGACGCCAGGTAGGTCAGGACGACCGAGACGATCGAGGTCAGCCACACCAGGCGCGTGAGCGGGTGCTCGTAGTCCATCTTGTCGACGTTCTTGTACTGGCTCTTCGCGAGGGCCTCGTTGATGAGGTACGAGGCGCCGGAGGCGATGACCATCACGATACGCATCATGAAGATCCAGACGAGCAGCTGGATCTGGACGGTCGCGCTCGACACCGCGAGTAGGATGAACGAGATCAGCGCGACGCCGGTGACGCCGTAGGTCTCGAAGCCGTCGGCCGACGGGCCGACCGAGTCGCCCGCGTTGTCGCCCGTGCAGTCGGCGATCACGCCCGGGTTGCGCGCGTCGTCTTCCTTGATCTTGAAGACGATCTTCATGAGGTCGGCGCCGATGTCGGCGATCTTCGTGAAGATGCCGCCGGCGATACGCAGCGCCGCCGCGCCGAGCGACTCGCCGATCGCGAACCCGATGAAGCAGGGGCCCGCGTAGTCGCCGGGGATGAACAGGAGGATGAAGAGCATGATCACGAGCTCGACGCTGATCAGCAGCATGCCGATCGACATGCCGGCCTTCAGCGGGATCGCGTAGCAGGGATACGGCTTCCCGCCCAGGCTCGCGAACGCGGTGCGCGAGTTCGCGAAGGTGTTCACGCGGATGCCGAACCAGGCGACGCCGTAGCTCCCCGCGATGCCGACGAGGCTGAACAGCAGGATGATCGCGACCTTCACGAGCGAGAACTGCAAGAGCACGCCGAAGTAGAACGCGATGATCACGCCGATGAACAGCTCGAGGATCAGCAGGAACTTGCCCTGCTGGAGCAGGTAGGTCTTGCAGGTCTCGTAGATGAGCTCGGAGATCTCGCGCATCGACGCGTGGACCGGGAGGTTCTTCAGCTGCGTGTAGATCACCATGCCGAAGGCCAGGCCCAGCGCGCACACGAGCAGCCCCGCGAGCAGCAGGGTGTGGCCGTCGATGCCGCCGAGGAAGGTCACCTGGCTGAGATCCGGCAGGATGAGGTTGGCCTCCCCTCCCGGCTTGTGGGCGGGGGCGCCCCCCGCCTCCGACGCGAACGCGACCGTCGCGCCCATCGACGCCACGACGGCCAGGAGCGCCGTCGCGAGCACTGCCCGCACGGCGCGGCTCCTTGAAGCTGCCAAGAAACTCATAGGCCCCTCGCTTAGAGTTGTTCTTGGGGTTGGCCGCCTGCGGGACGCAGACGCTTCAGCACCCGTCGTTCCGAGGACCCGCCCTCGAAACCGTGTCCTTATAGCAGCGAAGACGGCGAGGTGTCGAACGCGGAAAGGGCCGAACGAACCTCCGTCAAACCGCGTCTTCGACGCACTTTCGCCGCGGCCCCTTCCGCCCCGCGCTAGCATCGCCGCATCCGAAGGGGTGACCCATGCCGAAACGCCCGCTCGCCCTCGCCGTCGCGTTTCTCCTCGCCGTCGGCCACGCTCCGGCGGCCGGTCTCGAGCCCGAGCAGAAGCTCCAGCTCGCCAAGCTCGACCTCGGGCTGATCGCCCTGCTGGTCGCCGGCTTCGAGGGGGTGATCCCCGAGGACCCGAGCGGCACGGGGTCGGAGAAACGCGGACCCGAGATCGACGGGCTCCAGAGCGTCCCGGATCTGCTGAAGTACCTCGGGCCGGTCCGCGCGGTGCGCGTTCCGCTCAGGGATCCCTGGGGGCACACCTACGGCTGCGCCGTCACGGAGCAGCACCTCGTCCTCGTGAGCGACGGCCCCGACGGCACCCCCGACCTGGACTGGGGCACGGACGACGCGGCCGTCGACGCCGTGGTCCAACGCCTCACCTCCGGGAGCACGTTGGTGCGCGACGACATCGTCTGGATCGACGGGAAGACGTTCGGCGCCGATCCCGAGCGGGCGTCGAAGGAGGCGATGGCGTCGCTGCGCTCGATCGCCGTGGCGGTGGAGTCGTACGCCGTCGACGCGGATGTCTACCCCTCGTCCGAGGGGCGCCTGGTGCCGATCGACGCGGTGACGGGAATGCTCGAGCCGGCGTACATCAAGTCGGCGCCGCGCACCGACCCCTGGGGGTTCCCGATCCTCTTCGTCTCGGACGGCAGCCACTACCTGCTCGTATCGCACGGAGCGGACGGCCTGCTCGAGCAGACGTACACGATCGAGGGCTTCGTCCTCGGCGACGGAAAGAACCGCGGTCGCGGCGCGGTCGGCAGGCCCGGGGACGATCTCGTGTTCTGCGACGGCTCGTTCGCCCAGTGGTACGAGCCGGTCGACGCTGCGGACGAGCCGTGAGCGTGGCCCCCACCCGGGTCAAGATCTGCGGCATCCGCTCCGACCGCGACCTCGCGCTCGCCGTCGAGGCCGGGGCCGATGCCGTCGGCTTCCTCGTCGGGCTCGACTACGAGACCGACGACGCCCTCCTCCCCGAGGCCGCCGCCGCGCTGGCGCGCCAGGTTCCCCCCTTCGTGACCCGGGTCGTCGTGACCCACCGGACGACGGTCGACGAGGTGGCGGAGCTGGCGTACGCGGTCCCCTGCGACGCCGTGCAGCTGCACGGGGAGTTCCCTCTCGATCGGATCGACCTGCTCCGTCTCTCCCTTCCCCCTCCGGTGCGGGTCCACCGGGTCGTGCACGTGACCGGCCCCGAGGCCGTTCCCTTCGCCGCGGAGGTCTCCCACGTCGCGGACGCGGTGCACCTCGACACCCGGACCGACGACCGCGTCGGCGGAACGGGGCTGGTCCACGACTGGAAGCTGAGCATGCGCATCGTGAAATGGGTGCGGAAGCCTGTCGTCCTGTCGGGCGGGCTCACCCCCGAAAACGTCCGGGACGCGATCCGCGCGGTCGCCCCGGCCGCGGTCGACGTCAACACCGGGGTCGAGGACGCCGACGGGGCCAAGGACCCTCATCGCCTGCGCGCCTTCGTGAAGGCGGCGCGGGGAAGTTGACGACTTCGGGCCCGGACCTGCGTAATCCTTCCCCGTGATCCCCGCCACCCCCCTCGTCTTCGTCGTCGACGACGACGCCGCCGTCCGGCGGTCGCTCGCGCGCCTGCTCGACTCCGTCGGGCTGCGATCGGAGACCTTCGGCTCGGCCCAGGAGTTTCTGGCGCGGCAGGACCCCGGAGGTCCCGCCTGCCTCGTCCTGGACGTCCGGATGCCGGGGCTCTCGGGGCTCGACCTCCAAGATCGGCTCGCCTCCCGCGCCGAGGTGCTCCCGATCGTCTTCATGACCGGCCACGGGACGGTCCCGATGTCGGTCCGCGCCATGAAGGCCGGGGCCACGGACTTCCTCCAGAAGCCGTTCGACGACCAGGCCCTCCTCGACGCGGTCCTGGCGGCGCTCGACCGGTCCCGCGCGGCTCGCGAGGCCCGCTCCCGTCGCGAGGAGGTCCTCGCCCGCCTCGCGACGCTGACCCCGCGCGAGCGGGAGGTCTTCGACGGCGTCGTGCGGGGACTGCTCAACAAGCAGATCGCCGCCGAGCTGGGAAGCGCCGAGAAGACGGTGAAGATCCACCGGGGCCGGGTGATGCAGAAGATGCGGGCGGAGTCGGTCGCCGACCTCGTGCGCATGGCGGGACTGCTGGCGTGACGATGTCGAACCTTGGTCCTATTTCGCGCGGGCCCGTCCCCTTCGTACCTTCGGCCCGATGCCCGCAGCGTCCAGGTCCGTCGTGGGGATCGTCGACGACGATCCCGCCGTCCGTCGCGCGCTCGCGCGCCTGGTCGCGTCGATGGGGCACGCCGTGAGGGTGTTCGCGTCGCCGTCGGAGATCCTGTCGGCGGGCGGGACGCGGGGGCTCGACTGCCTCCTGCTCGACGTGCGACTCCCCGGGATGGACGGGTTCTCCCTCTACGCACGGCTCTGCGAGGAGCGTCGCCTCCCGGTGATCTTCGTGACCGCCCACGACGACGCGGCGGCGCGCGCCCGGGCGGCGCAAGCGGGGGCGGTCGCCCTGCTCGCCAAGCCGTTCGACGACGGCCGCCTCCTCGACGCCCTTCTCGAGGCCACCGCCGACGGCCCCTCGGCGCCCCTCGAACGGACGCGTCGCCGTCCTCCCGTCCCTCCGGAGGCCCGTTGATCGGCGCCCTCGCCGCCGTCGTCTTCGCGGCCGCCGCCCAGGGGACCGAAGCGTCGCGCCTCGACGAGTTGCACCGCCTCTCGCACGAGACCCGCACGACGGCGCCCGCGGACGCGATCCGCCACGGCGAGGAGGCCGTCGCCCTCGCCGAGCGGACCGGCGACGACGCCGCGCTCGCCCGCGCCCTGAACGACGTCGGCGCCGGGCACTACTTCCTTTCCGACTACGGGCGGGCCCTGGGGTTCTGGGAGCGCAGCCTCGCGGTCGCCGAGCGCGTCGGCGAGCCGTCCCGGATCGCGGACGCGCTCAACAACCTCGGCATCCTCCACTACGTCTGGGGGGACTGGGAGCGCGCGCTCGAGGCTTACGGCCGCGCCCTCGAGATCCGCCGCCGCACCGGCGACCGGAAGGGGATCGCGGCCGGGTACAACAACCTCGGGAACGTCGCCTACGCGGCGCACCGCTACGAGGAGTCGCTCACCTGGTATGCGGACGCGCTTCCGCTCTACGAGGCGCAGGGCGAGGCGTCGATGCTCGCCAACACGCTCGACAACATGGGGCTGTCCCTGCAGGCGCTCGGGCGCCTGGACGAGGCGAGGCGGCGCCTCCTCGAGGCGCTCGCGATCCAGGAGCGGATCGGGGACGAGCCGGGGATCGCCCTCACCCTGAACAACCTCGGCGACGTGGACGTCGCGGCGGGCCGCCACGACGACGCGGAGCGCGGATACCGACGCGCCCTGGAGATCCGCGAGCGGCTCGGCGACCGGCAGGGAGCGGCGATCGTCCTCCAGAACCTCGGACGGCTGCACTCGCGCCGGGGTCGTCACGAGCCCGCGCTGCGGGACCTCGAGCGGGCCCTCGCGATCGCGCGCGAGCTCGGCGTGCGGGAGATCGAGCGCGACGTGCACCTCGCCCTCTCGGAGACCCACGAGCGGATGGGGCGCAGCGACCTCGCCCTGGCCGACCACAAGCGGTACAAGGCGGTCGCCGACGCCCTGCTCGACGGCACGACCGCGCGGCGCCTGGCGGACTGGAAGGCGCGTTACGACGTCGAGAAGAAGGACCGGGAGATCGAGCTGCTGCGCCGCGACCGGAGGTTCCAGGCCCTCGTCCGGAACGTGACGATCGGCTCGGGCGTGCTCGCGTTCGTCGTCGGCGCGCTGCTGTGGAACCGGTCGCGCCTGAAGTCCCGCGCGCGGCTGGAGCGGACCCGGGCCGAACTGACCCACGTCTCGCGGGTCGCGGTCCTGGGCGAGATGGCCTCCACGCTCGCGCACGAGGTGAACCAGCCTCTCACCGCGATCCTCAGCAACGCCCAGGCCGTCCGCAGGCTCGTCGCGTCCGGGCGCCTCGACCCCGCCGAGCTCGACGAGGCGCTCGCCGACATCGCGGACGGGGCGGAGCGGGCCCGCGAGATCGTCTCGCGCCTGCGCACGATGATGCGGCGCGGCGAGGCGAAGCGCGAGCGCCTGTCGGTCGACGAGGCCTTCCGCTCGATCGAGAAGATCCTCCGCGCCGACGCCCGACAACACGGCGTGAACCTCGAGCTCGAGCTGGGATCCGCCCCGGCCGCCGTGCTCGGCGACACCGTGCAGCTCCAGCAGGTCCTGCTGAACCTCGTGCGCAACGGCGCCGAGGCGACCGCCGGCAGCGACGGCGAGCGGCGGCTGACGGTGACCACGCGCAGGGAGGGGGGGCGCGTCGTCGTCGCGGTCCGGGACCAGGGGCGTGGGGCCGACGACGCGGTGCTCTCCGCGATGTTCGACCCCTTCGTCACGACCAAGCCGGAGGGGCTCGGGATGGGACTGCCGATCTCGTCGGCGATCGTCGAGGCCCACGGAGGGACGCTCACGGCGACGCGCAACGACGACGCCGGGCTCACCTTCCGCTTCGACCTGCCGGCCGCGGTCACCCCTGCGGCGGCTTCTTCAGCACCATCAAGAAGAACTTGACGGTGAAGTAGATCACGATCGTCCAGGTGGCGACGAGCATCACCCACGCGCCGGCCGTCATGCCTTGCCCCCTTCCCCGCGCTTGCGGCGCCACGCCAGCCAGACGAGCCCGCCGATCCCGACGAACAGCGCCGACAGGAGCAGACGCGTGAGGTCCTTGACGAGCTTCGGCGTGGCGTGCCCGGTGTCGGAGAACCACCGCCCGGCGTCTCCGACGTGCAGGAGCTTGCCGACGACGCTGTCCGCGGCGAACGGCCAGCCTTCCCCGGAGGCGAGCGAGGCGAACGCCGCGCTCCAGTCCCCGGCGGGCTTCACGAGCGAGGTCGTGAAGATCACGATGAGGAAGACCGGGGTGACCCACTGGATCACGAAGCGGAAGGCCCGCGGCACCACCATGTCGGCGCCGCGCGTGATCTCTTCCCATCCCTTCTTCATGCCGAAGATGTAGGCGAAGATCACCGCCTCGCCGAGGGCGAAGACGACGAGCGAGAAGGTCCCCGTCCAGTAGTCGAACTCGTCGAACGCGCCGCCGGGGTAGAGCCAGACGCAGAAGAAGCCGAGCGCGAGCGTCGAGGCCCCGAAGGCGAGCGCCGACTTGACCCGCGGGAGCTTGAACTCGTCCTCGAGGAACGCCATCACGGGCTGCCCCATCGCCAGCGACGAGGTGATCCCGGCGAAGAAGAGCAGGCCGAACCACATCGCGCCGGCGAACGGCGCGAACCAGCCCCAGTTGTTGAACAGCGTGGGAAGCGTCAGGAAGCCCAGGCCGAACCCGCTCCCGCCGGCGGTCGCGGACTGCACGGCGGCCAGGCCGAGGTAGGCCGTCGCGATCGGGATCAGGATCGAGCCGCCGAGGATCACCTCGACGAACTCGTTCATCCACCCCGCCGAGGCGCCGTTCAGCGCGATGTCGTCGTTCTCCCGCACGTACGACGCGTAGCACTGGATCGAGCCCATCCCCACCGACAGCGTGAAGAAGATCTGCCCCGCGGCGGCGAGCCACACCGAGGGGTTCCCCAGTCCGTCGAAGTTCGGGGCCCAGACGAAGTTCAGACCCTCGAGCGGGCTCTGCACGACTCCGGGATCGGAGGTGCCGAGGGTGAGCCCGCGCACCGCGAGGACGATCCCGAAGAGGATCAGCAGCGGCATCCCGATCTTGGCCGCCAGCTCGATCCCCTTCGCGAGCCCTTTCGAGAGGATCCAGACGTTCAGCGCGAGGGTGAGCAGGAACCAGAAGAGCGCCTCCATCGGGACGGCGAACAGCGACGTCTCGTGCACGCCGAGGTAGGCCGGGAAGAAGGTCTTCGGGTCGGTGGTCGAGAAGGTCCCGACGACCGAGTGGAAGACGTACGCGAGCGTCCACGACTCGATGTAGCAGTAGTACGCGGCGACCGTCAGGTTCGTGAAGATCCCGAAGACGCCCAGGTACTTCAGCCACCGGTGCTTGCCGAGACGGTCGAGCATGCCGGGTGCGGAGTGGTGGCCGTACTTGCCCCCATGGCGACCGATCGCCCACTCGATCCAGAGGAGCGGGATCCCCATCAGCAGGAACGACACGAGGTACGGAATCAGGAACGCCCCGCCGCCGTTGGCCGCGGCCTGCGCCGGGAAGCGCAGGAAGTTCCCCAGACCCACCGCGTTCCCGGCCATCGCCAGGACGAGCCCGACGCGGCTTCCCCAGCGCTCGGTTTGGCTCACGTCTCCCCCCGGAAACAAGAAGGCCCGAACCGTAACACGGTCCGGGCCTTCCGAAGCCTCGTTGTCGGTGGAACGGTCCGGTCAGCTCTCCATCCGGGCGATCTTCTCGTCGGTGACGATCCCGACCTTCAGGTCCTCACCCACCGCCTTGCGCGCGATGTCGAGGATCTTGACGATCGCCTCGTAGTTGAGCTTCTCCTCGGCCGCCAGGAACAGGATGCGGTCGACGGACTTGCGGTTCTCGAAGGTCTCCTTGAACCGCTTGGCCATGTCGGCCATCGGGACGGGATCCTTGTTGATGAAGATCGTGCAGGTGGACGGCAGGTCCGCGCCGTTCAGGGGCTCGACGATGTTGCAGTTCTGCGTGTTGACCGCGACGATGATCTGCTTGGCATCCGGCGAAGGGGGCGTCTCCTGCGGCGGCGCCTCGCGCGGGATCTTGATCTCGAAGCCCATCTGCGCCATCGGCGCGACGACCATGAAGATCACGAGCAGCACCAGCAGGACGTCGATCAGCGGCGTGACGTTCATGTCGGACTTGAGTCCGCCGGTGTCTCCGACTTGCATGCCCATGGGGATCTCCTTACTGGCCCGCGCGTTTTTCGGCGATGAGCCCGACTTCCTCGAACCCCGCGCCGCGCACCACTTCCATCGCGTGCTTGACGTCGCCGTAGGTCAGGCGACCGTCCGCCTTGATGACGACCGGCGCCTTCTCGTTCCGCTGGAACTCCTCGGTCAGCCGGTTCTTCAGCGTGGTTTCGTCCAGAGGGTTCTTGTCCTTGCCGATGTAGTACTGCTTCGAGAAGGCCAGGGCGACGAGGACCTGCTCTTTGGTCTCGGGCTTCTGCGGCGGGTCCGACGCCTTCGGGAGGACCACCGCGGGGCCCGATTGGAGCATCGGCGTCACCACCATGAAGATGATGAGGAGCACCAGCATCACGTCGACGAGCGGCGTGACGTTGATCTCCGAGTTGGGCTTGCCGGCCTTGACGGCCGACGCGCCCTTACCTTCCAGCATGCGTGGCTTCGTGCTTCTTGAGGAAGAAGTCCACCAGCTCCGCGGAGGAGTTGGACATCTCGATCATGAAGCGCTCGTGGCGGGTGGTGAAGTAGTTGTACGCCATGACCGCGGGAACGGCGACGCCGATGCCCAGGGCCGTCGCGTACAGCGCCTCGGCGATGGCGCCCGAGACGGCGCCGATGTTCCCCGCGCCGGCGGTCGAGATCGTGCCGAACGCCGCGATGATCCCGAGCACCGTGCCGAACAGGCCGATGAACGGGGCGGCGGAGCCGATCGTCGCGAGCCCGGAGAGGCCCTTCTTCATCTCGGCGGCCGTGAGCGCGACGGAGCGGTCGAGGGCGCGCCCGACGGCGGAGACGAGGTCGTGCGTGTTCTTCATGTCCTTCTCGTCGTTCTGGTACTCGAGAAGGCCCGCGATGACGACCTTGGCGATGTGCGAGCTCTTGAACTTGCGCGCCGTGGCGACCGCCTCGTCGAGCTTGTTCTCCTTCAGGCACTTCACGAAGGCCGGCAGGAACTGCAGCGACTCGTTCCGCGCGTTCCGGTACGACTTCCAGCGGTCGAACATGACCGCCAGCGAGTACACGGACAGGATCACCAGCATCACCCACGTGAACTTGCCCACGAAGGATGCGTGCGTGAAGGCCGACCACATAGTGTGTTCCATCGACAGGGCTCCTTCTCTCTCGGAATCTTCTTAGAGGCCGGATCTCGAGGCTTCGAGAATCACCGCAGCTTGAACTGGACGACGATCGTGAAGTAGATCGCCACCGGACGCCCGTTCTGCAGTGCCGGCTTGTATTTCCACTGCTTCACGGCCGCGATCGCCGGCTCGTTGAACATCGGGTTCGAGGACGCGAGGACGACGCACTCGCCGACGTCCCCGTTGGTCTGGATCACCGCCTGGATCGTCACCTTCCCCTCGATGCGCGCGCGACGCGCGACGTCGGGGTAGAGGGGCTCGACCTTCTTGAGGATCGTCGGGAGCACGACGTCGCCCGTCGGGAGGATCGGGACCTCCGCGTCGCCGACGCCGCCGAGGACGCCACCGACCACGCCGCCGACCACGCCGCCGACCACGCCGCCGGGCACGCCGCCCTCGACGCCGCCCTCGACGCCGCCTTCAACGCCCGCGTCGTCCGACCCGGTGTCGGTGATGATCTCCTCGGGAGTCTCCACCGGCTGCACGATCTCGTCGGGGCGCACCGGCTCGATCTTCTCGACCTTGGGGGTGTCCGGCTTCTTGGCGGCCGGCGGAGGAGGAGGGGGCGGAGGGGGAGGCGGAGGGGGCGCGGCGCCGATGAAGGAGATCATGAGGTCCGGGTCCTCGACCGCCTTCACGACGAGGTACGACGCGCCGACGATCCCGCCGATCACGACCACGTGCAAGAGCAGCGCGATCGGGATCGTCCACCACTGCCCCTTGCCGACCCCGCCCTTCCGGCTCTCGATCATCGAGTCGAACATGCTCGGGATC
The window above is part of the Candidatus Polarisedimenticolaceae bacterium genome. Proteins encoded here:
- a CDS encoding sodium-translocating pyrophosphatase, producing the protein MRAVLATALLAVVASMGATVAFASEAGGAPAHKPGGEANLILPDLSQVTFLGGIDGHTLLLAGLLVCALGLAFGMVIYTQLKNLPVHASMREISELIYETCKTYLLQQGKFLLILELFIGVIIAFYFGVLLQFSLVKVAIILLFSLVGIAGSYGVAWFGIRVNTFANSRTAFASLGGKPYPCYAIPLKAGMSIGMLLISVELVIMLFILLFIPGDYAGPCFIGFAIGESLGAAALRIAGGIFTKIADIGADLMKIVFKIKEDDARNPGVIADCTGDNAGDSVGPSADGFETYGVTGVALISFILLAVSSATVQIQLLVWIFMMRIVMVIASGASYLINEALAKSQYKNVDKMDYEHPLTRLVWLTSIVSVVLTYLASYLLIPDLGDGSLWWKLSTVITCGTLAGAIIPELVKIFTSTNSGHVREVVTSSREGGASLNILSGLVAGNFSAYWLGMTIMGLMGIAYWVSMQGLDQVGMIAPAVFAFGLVAFGFLGMGPVTIAVDSYGPVTDNAQSVYELSQIEAIPGVKDEIKKNYGIDVNFEKAKHNLEENDGAGNTFKATAKPVLIGTAVVGATTMIFSIIVALTHGLTINLDKLSLLHPPFLLGLITGGAMIYWFTGASTQAVTTGAYRAVEFIKKNIKLEGATKASVEDSKKVVEICTQYAQKGMFNIFLAVFFGTLAFAFFEPFYFIGYLMSIALFGLFQAIFMANAGGAWDNAKKIVEVDLKEKGSDLHAATVVGDTVGDPFKDTSSVAMNPVIKFTTLFGLLAVELAVSVTAQQGNSTLTHVLAAAFFAVSVFFVHRSFYGMRITKEA
- a CDS encoding type II secretion system protein GspG, producing the protein MPKRPLALAVAFLLAVGHAPAAGLEPEQKLQLAKLDLGLIALLVAGFEGVIPEDPSGTGSEKRGPEIDGLQSVPDLLKYLGPVRAVRVPLRDPWGHTYGCAVTEQHLVLVSDGPDGTPDLDWGTDDAAVDAVVQRLTSGSTLVRDDIVWIDGKTFGADPERASKEAMASLRSIAVAVESYAVDADVYPSSEGRLVPIDAVTGMLEPAYIKSAPRTDPWGFPILFVSDGSHYLLVSHGADGLLEQTYTIEGFVLGDGKNRGRGAVGRPGDDLVFCDGSFAQWYEPVDAADEP
- a CDS encoding phosphoribosylanthranilate isomerase produces the protein MSVAPTRVKICGIRSDRDLALAVEAGADAVGFLVGLDYETDDALLPEAAAALARQVPPFVTRVVVTHRTTVDEVAELAYAVPCDAVQLHGEFPLDRIDLLRLSLPPPVRVHRVVHVTGPEAVPFAAEVSHVADAVHLDTRTDDRVGGTGLVHDWKLSMRIVKWVRKPVVLSGGLTPENVRDAIRAVAPAAVDVNTGVEDADGAKDPHRLRAFVKAARGS
- a CDS encoding response regulator, with protein sequence MIPATPLVFVVDDDAAVRRSLARLLDSVGLRSETFGSAQEFLARQDPGGPACLVLDVRMPGLSGLDLQDRLASRAEVLPIVFMTGHGTVPMSVRAMKAGATDFLQKPFDDQALLDAVLAALDRSRAAREARSRREEVLARLATLTPREREVFDGVVRGLLNKQIAAELGSAEKTVKIHRGRVMQKMRAESVADLVRMAGLLA
- a CDS encoding response regulator; amino-acid sequence: MPAASRSVVGIVDDDPAVRRALARLVASMGHAVRVFASPSEILSAGGTRGLDCLLLDVRLPGMDGFSLYARLCEERRLPVIFVTAHDDAAARARAAQAGAVALLAKPFDDGRLLDALLEATADGPSAPLERTRRRPPVPPEAR
- a CDS encoding tetratricopeptide repeat protein yields the protein MIGALAAVVFAAAAQGTEASRLDELHRLSHETRTTAPADAIRHGEEAVALAERTGDDAALARALNDVGAGHYFLSDYGRALGFWERSLAVAERVGEPSRIADALNNLGILHYVWGDWERALEAYGRALEIRRRTGDRKGIAAGYNNLGNVAYAAHRYEESLTWYADALPLYEAQGEASMLANTLDNMGLSLQALGRLDEARRRLLEALAIQERIGDEPGIALTLNNLGDVDVAAGRHDDAERGYRRALEIRERLGDRQGAAIVLQNLGRLHSRRGRHEPALRDLERALAIARELGVREIERDVHLALSETHERMGRSDLALADHKRYKAVADALLDGTTARRLADWKARYDVEKKDREIELLRRDRRFQALVRNVTIGSGVLAFVVGALLWNRSRLKSRARLERTRAELTHVSRVAVLGEMASTLAHEVNQPLTAILSNAQAVRRLVASGRLDPAELDEALADIADGAERAREIVSRLRTMMRRGEAKRERLSVDEAFRSIEKILRADARQHGVNLELELGSAPAAVLGDTVQLQQVLLNLVRNGAEATAGSDGERRLTVTTRREGGRVVVAVRDQGRGADDAVLSAMFDPFVTTKPEGLGMGLPISSAIVEAHGGTLTATRNDDAGLTFRFDLPAAVTPAAASSAPSRRT
- a CDS encoding sodium-dependent transporter, translating into MSQTERWGSRVGLVLAMAGNAVGLGNFLRFPAQAAANGGGAFLIPYLVSFLLMGIPLLWIEWAIGRHGGKYGHHSAPGMLDRLGKHRWLKYLGVFGIFTNLTVAAYYCYIESWTLAYVFHSVVGTFSTTDPKTFFPAYLGVHETSLFAVPMEALFWFLLTLALNVWILSKGLAKGIELAAKIGMPLLILFGIVLAVRGLTLGTSDPGVVQSPLEGLNFVWAPNFDGLGNPSVWLAAAGQIFFTLSVGMGSIQCYASYVRENDDIALNGASAGWMNEFVEVILGGSILIPIATAYLGLAAVQSATAGGSGFGLGFLTLPTLFNNWGWFAPFAGAMWFGLLFFAGITSSLAMGQPVMAFLEDEFKLPRVKSALAFGASTLALGFFCVWLYPGGAFDEFDYWTGTFSLVVFALGEAVIFAYIFGMKKGWEEITRGADMVVPRAFRFVIQWVTPVFLIVIFTTSLVKPAGDWSAAFASLASGEGWPFAADSVVGKLLHVGDAGRWFSDTGHATPKLVKDLTRLLLSALFVGIGGLVWLAWRRKRGEGGKA
- a CDS encoding biopolymer transporter ExbD gives rise to the protein MGMQVGDTGGLKSDMNVTPLIDVLLVLLVIFMVVAPMAQMGFEIKIPREAPPQETPPSPDAKQIIVAVNTQNCNIVEPLNGADLPSTCTIFINKDPVPMADMAKRFKETFENRKSVDRILFLAAEEKLNYEAIVKILDIARKAVGEDLKVGIVTDEKIARMES
- a CDS encoding ExbD/TolR family protein is translated as MLEGKGASAVKAGKPNSEINVTPLVDVMLVLLIIFMVVTPMLQSGPAVVLPKASDPPQKPETKEQVLVALAFSKQYYIGKDKNPLDETTLKNRLTEEFQRNEKAPVVIKADGRLTYGDVKHAMEVVRGAGFEEVGLIAEKRAGQ
- a CDS encoding MotA/TolQ/ExbB proton channel family protein, with product MEHTMWSAFTHASFVGKFTWVMLVILSVYSLAVMFDRWKSYRNARNESLQFLPAFVKCLKENKLDEAVATARKFKSSHIAKVVIAGLLEYQNDEKDMKNTHDLVSAVGRALDRSVALTAAEMKKGLSGLATIGSAAPFIGLFGTVLGIIAAFGTISTAGAGNIGAVSGAIAEALYATALGIGVAVPAVMAYNYFTTRHERFMIEMSNSSAELVDFFLKKHEATHAGR
- a CDS encoding TonB family protein — protein: MFDSMIESRKGGVGKGQWWTIPIALLLHVVVIGGIVGASYLVVKAVEDPDLMISFIGAAPPPPPPPPPPPPPAAKKPDTPKVEKIEPVRPDEIVQPVETPEEIITDTGSDDAGVEGGVEGGVEGGVPGGVVGGVVGGVVGGVLGGVGDAEVPILPTGDVVLPTILKKVEPLYPDVARRARIEGKVTIQAVIQTNGDVGECVVLASSNPMFNEPAIAAVKQWKYKPALQNGRPVAIYFTIVVQFKLR